The following is a genomic window from Malus sylvestris chromosome 7, drMalSylv7.2, whole genome shotgun sequence.
TGCTGCAgctccttttgtttttggggaTGGCTACTAGTTGAAAGCAGATTCAGCAAAAAGTCTGTAAAGGCATGCTCATAGTTAGGCAATTTGGCGTACCCAGGAAAGTAATTGATGTCGATCACAAAATAGCTGTTGGGGTCCTTCGAATCTCTTATCATGTCAAAGTTGAAGAAGTTGAGTTTGAGGCCCACGCGTATCCCCTTCGCCGCCTCCTCAACAAACTCCAGAGGTGGCATTTCGTGAGGATCATGAGCCAGATTATGCTCGTCATTCGCCGAATTTGATATCTGCGAAAACGGAAGCACCGCTTCTTCTAATGCGGTCACCCGCTCCTTCGAAATGTCCGGCAGCGACCTCCGCTTGACGCACTGGACGTGCTCCCCAATCGCGTAACCCTTGAACACCACCCCGCCGTGGTTCACAAACTGTTGCAGCAAAATGGGACTCTTAGTATCGGCTAGAAGACTGCGCAACCCCTTGGGGCTAAAAATCAAACACATCTCGTGCGACTTGGTGCTGCCATTCGCCAGTAATGGCTTTGCAATCACCGGAAACTCCAACCCCGCCAACAACTTAGTCTCTTCTTCGCCTTCCGGGTAATGATCAACCAGCACCTGTTTGGGCACCGAGATCTTCGATTGGAACTTGTCGCCTGACTGACGCGGCTTCAATTCAAAGGCGGCCAAGACGTCGAGCATGGAGACCCGATTGTGGAGGCGCTCGATGGACTCGGGCGGGTCAAGAATGAGCGTTTGGGGATACTGGGACGAGTATTCTCTGAGGTGTTGGTTCCAGTGGGGGCCATAGATCTTGTGGATGATGCAATCGAAGGGGCCTTGCTCGATCAGGGTCTTGGCGGTGGTGGTGGAATCGGGGATTGAAATGGGGACGAAATCGATGCCGTATCGGGAGGCATGGTCGAGGAGAGAGGGCTGGATGAAGGTCTGCTCTTTTTTGGGTGCGAATGCGTACCCGATGCGGTAGCGACGGACCGGTGCTGCTTCTGATTCTGATACTAGTGACTTTGTGCTTGGCGCCatatcttcctcctcctccttcctgaTGGACCTGATTTGCTTTTTTGCTTGTATGGTATTTGCTATGGTAAGAATAAGTCCGCGTATATAGTCGCGCTGCCGTTACCTTTGGAGGGCGCCACCCACTTTTTTGGGGGTGGGGTACAATCCCATATTTTATtctttgagtaaattgtagttatgatcccttaactttaactcaattggagcaatggtccctcaactaaaaatccattacctttggtccctcaacttatcaaaacgtgcagctatgatccctcaactaaaaatccattatcattggtccctgaactttaattcaagtggagaaatggtcctttaactttaatccaattgtagcaatgatccttacaatataactcgttttgacaaattttttgatatAGTTGatgaaaagaaccataattatacactttgatgagttgagggaccctaattatataaattgtcattccaacatagcttattttgacaaaattttgacaaaattgatgaaaaggactatagctacacattttgataagttgagggaccaatgataatggatttttagttgagggaccattgctccaatttgattaaagttgagggaccatttgtacaatttactcttattcTTTTCCCTTTACCCTTTGCACCGTCCATCTTTATAATAATTGTTGATAGGAAGAATATTTTTGTAAATCATGTTGTCTGCCACTAAAGGTCTGAATTATTAGTTAAATATgaattaacgtgtttatttttttagagaattttaatgaaaattctcgatatt
Proteins encoded in this region:
- the LOC126628600 gene encoding inositol-tetrakisphosphate 1-kinase 1-like: MAPSTKSLVSESEAAPVRRYRIGYAFAPKKEQTFIQPSLLDHASRYGIDFVPISIPDSTTTAKTLIEQGPFDCIIHKIYGPHWNQHLREYSSQYPQTLILDPPESIERLHNRVSMLDVLAAFELKPRQSGDKFQSKISVPKQVLVDHYPEGEEETKLLAGLEFPVIAKPLLANGSTKSHEMCLIFSPKGLRSLLADTKSPILLQQFVNHGGVVFKGYAIGEHVQCVKRRSLPDISKERVTALEEAVLPFSQISNSANDEHNLAHDPHEMPPLEFVEEAAKGIRVGLKLNFFNFDMIRDSKDPNSYFVIDINYFPGYAKLPNYEHAFTDFLLNLLSTSSHPQKQKELQQLKEEEGATSFESDVKQNRGHEEE